A genomic region of Zea mays cultivar B73 chromosome 6, Zm-B73-REFERENCE-NAM-5.0, whole genome shotgun sequence contains the following coding sequences:
- the LOC118472261 gene encoding L-aspartate oxidase-like, with translation MERYKKQVVKCSEECEPRYNGLKKKYTDECAERRRLYNELIELRGNIRVFCRCRPLSSDEVNHGCLSVVEIDPSHETELQFVPSEKERKPFKFDHVSGPEDDQGSRGEGGILRNSEGPLKDHIYLHQNHLPPEVLKERLPGISETAAIFAGVDVTKEPIPVLPTVHYNMGGIPTNYHKEVVDIKGDNPDAVIPGLMAAGEAACAAPRWWMIDRPVVCD, from the exons ATGGAGAGGTACAAGAAGCAGGTAGTCAAGTGTTCCGAGGAGTGTGAACCAAGATATAATGGCCTGAAGAAGAAGTACACAGACGAGTGTGCAGAGAGGCGGCGTCTGTACAATGAGCTTATTGAGCTAAGAGGTAACATTAGGGTGTTCTGCAGATGCAGACCTCTGAGCTCTGATGAGGTCAACCATGGGTGTTTATCTGTTGTTGAGATTGACCCATCACACGAGACTGAGCTGCAGTTTGTCCCCAGTGAAAAAGAAAGGAAGCCCTTTAAGTTCGATCACGTTTCTGGGCCAGAGGATGACCAAG GTTCTCGTGGTGAGGGTGGTATCCTTAGAAATAGTGAAG GGCCATTGAAGGACCACATTTATTTGCATCAAAACCATCTGCCGCCTGAGGTACTCAAAGAAAGGCTCCCTGGTATTTCTGAAACTGCTGCTATTTTTGCTGGTGTTGACGTCACCAAGGAGCCCATTCCAGTTTTGCCTACTGTGCACTACAATATGGGTGGTATCCCAACGAACTACCATAAGGAG GTAGTGGATATCAAGGGTGATAATCCAGATGCTGTTATCCCTGGTCTAATGGCTGCTGGTGAAGCAGCCTGTGCAGCACCGCGTTGGTGGATGATTGATCGTCCAGTTGTATGTGACTAA